In Sulfitobacter albidus, the following proteins share a genomic window:
- a CDS encoding hemolysin family protein, which yields MGDTDGSSGAAHGARPQTTPDTDASAPDADETSKAGFFSRVIGALSPAETPGSVEMVHATPDRAATGMGNLRRMRVDDVMVPKADITAVPVTADMDELVAVFKDSGMTRLPVYEGTLDTPVGMAHLKDLALTHGFNGKPRNFNLADMVRPLVYVPPSMTIGVLLTKMQAERRHMALVIDEYGGVDGLVTIEDLIEQVVGQIEDEHDVEEDQLWTEEKPGQYLAFAKTPLRDFEEEIGQSLTDHDTVDEEEIDTLGGLVFMLSGTVPARGEVVVHPDGPEFEVLEADPRRIKRLRVRVNGAAGG from the coding sequence ATGGGCGACACAGACGGCTCTTCTGGCGCAGCGCATGGCGCGCGGCCCCAGACCACTCCCGACACCGATGCTTCGGCGCCGGATGCGGATGAAACCAGCAAGGCAGGCTTTTTCAGCCGCGTGATCGGCGCGCTCAGCCCCGCCGAAACGCCCGGCAGCGTTGAAATGGTACACGCCACCCCTGACCGCGCCGCCACCGGCATGGGCAACCTGCGCCGCATGCGCGTGGATGACGTGATGGTGCCCAAGGCCGATATCACCGCCGTACCTGTAACCGCCGACATGGATGAGCTTGTCGCCGTGTTCAAGGACAGCGGCATGACCCGCTTGCCGGTCTATGAGGGGACGCTGGATACCCCCGTCGGCATGGCGCACCTGAAGGATCTGGCGCTCACCCACGGCTTCAACGGGAAGCCGCGCAATTTCAACCTTGCCGATATGGTGCGCCCGCTGGTTTACGTACCGCCGTCGATGACCATCGGCGTGCTGCTGACCAAGATGCAGGCCGAACGCCGCCACATGGCGCTGGTGATCGATGAATACGGTGGCGTCGACGGGCTGGTCACCATCGAGGATCTGATCGAACAGGTCGTCGGCCAGATCGAGGATGAGCACGACGTCGAGGAAGACCAACTCTGGACCGAGGAAAAGCCCGGCCAATATCTGGCATTCGCCAAGACCCCGCTGCGCGATTTCGAGGAAGAGATCGGCCAGTCCCTCACCGATCACGACACGGTCGATGAGGAAGAGATCGACACGCTGGGCGGTCTGGTCTTCATGTTGTCCGGCACGGTGCCCGCGCGCGGCGAAGTCGTTGTGCATCCCGACGGGCCGGAGTTTGAAGTGCTCGAAGCCGATCCGCGCCGGATCAAACGGTTGCGCGTGCGCGTGAACGGCGCCGCCGGCGGATGA
- the ybeY gene encoding rRNA maturation RNase YbeY, translating to MNTLDLLIECPAWAGCDLDALAPRAVAATLRHLDLDLDRCEVSLLACDDARIATLNADFRGKPTPTNVLSWPAQPLAPPAPGQAPPPPEQGFDGMIELGDIALSHDTCVREARESGLPVKAHLTHLIVHGTLHLLGFDHITDADAALMQGLEVEILGNLGLDDPYNGEHTARAPL from the coding sequence ATGAACACCCTCGACCTTCTCATCGAATGCCCCGCGTGGGCCGGTTGCGATCTGGACGCGCTGGCGCCCCGCGCGGTCGCCGCCACCCTGCGCCATCTCGATCTGGACCTTGACAGGTGCGAGGTTTCGCTGCTGGCCTGCGACGATGCGCGTATCGCCACGCTCAACGCCGATTTCCGCGGCAAGCCAACGCCGACGAATGTGCTCAGCTGGCCCGCGCAGCCGCTCGCGCCGCCCGCGCCGGGGCAGGCGCCGCCGCCGCCCGAGCAGGGCTTTGATGGCATGATCGAGCTGGGCGATATCGCGCTCAGCCACGACACCTGCGTGCGCGAGGCCCGCGAATCGGGCCTTCCCGTCAAGGCCCATCTGACCCATCTCATCGTGCACGGCACCCTGCACCTGTTGGGTTTTGACCACATCACGGATGCCGATGCCGCCCTGATGCAGGGGCTTGAGGTCGAAATTCTTGGCAATCTTGGCCTTGATGACCCATATAATGGCGAGCATACCGCACGCGCGCCCCTCTAG
- a CDS encoding PhoH family protein, which yields MPASDTVTDTAAPQVLDLPDNRLLIDLCGPYDQNLVAIEKALEIQIIRRGNQLTLHGDPAATERGAAILNALYARLEGGRGVEPADVDMILRMGNSDAGTGVRSGDQIEMPIGGDVEIQTRKKRVEPRTQAQKAYVQALFDHEMAFGIGPAGTGKTYLAVAVGVSMFIAGKVDKIILSRPAVEAGEKLGFLPGTQDEKVDPYMQPLYDALNDFLPGKQLAKLREEKTIEIAPLAFMRGRTLSNAFVVLDEAQNATTMQMKMFLTRLGEGSRMVITGDRTQIDLPRGQASGLADAERLLKHIPKISFNYFTSKDVVRHPLVAAIIEAYEEEAARSTPGSDR from the coding sequence TTGCCCGCATCCGATACCGTAACCGACACCGCCGCCCCACAGGTGCTCGACCTGCCCGACAACCGCCTTTTGATCGACCTGTGCGGTCCCTACGATCAGAATCTCGTCGCGATCGAGAAGGCGCTCGAAATCCAGATCATCCGGCGCGGCAACCAGCTGACGCTGCACGGGGATCCCGCCGCGACCGAACGCGGGGCGGCGATCCTCAACGCGCTCTACGCCCGTCTCGAAGGGGGGCGCGGGGTCGAGCCTGCGGATGTGGATATGATCTTGCGCATGGGCAACTCCGACGCGGGCACCGGCGTGCGCAGCGGTGACCAGATCGAAATGCCCATCGGCGGCGATGTCGAGATCCAGACCCGCAAGAAACGGGTCGAACCGCGCACACAGGCGCAGAAGGCCTACGTGCAAGCGCTCTTCGATCACGAAATGGCCTTTGGCATCGGCCCCGCGGGCACGGGCAAGACCTACCTCGCCGTGGCCGTCGGTGTCAGCATGTTCATCGCAGGCAAGGTCGACAAGATCATCCTGTCCCGCCCCGCCGTCGAGGCCGGTGAAAAACTCGGCTTTCTGCCCGGCACCCAGGACGAAAAGGTCGATCCCTACATGCAGCCGCTCTACGACGCGCTCAACGACTTCCTGCCGGGCAAGCAACTCGCAAAACTGCGCGAGGAGAAGACGATCGAAATCGCCCCGCTGGCCTTCATGCGCGGCCGAACGCTCTCCAACGCCTTCGTGGTACTGGACGAGGCGCAGAACGCCACCACCATGCAGATGAAGATGTTTCTCACCCGGCTCGGCGAAGGCTCGCGCATGGTCATCACCGGCGACCGCACCCAGATCGACCTGCCACGCGGTCAGGCCTCGGGCCTCGCCGATGCGGAACGGCTGCTCAAACACATCCCCAAGATCAGCTTCAACTACTTCACCTCCAAGGATGTCGTGCGCCATCCCCTCGTCGCCGCCATCATCGAGGCCTATGAGGAAGAAGCCGCCCGCAGCACCCCCGGCAGCGACCGCTGA
- a CDS encoding OmpA family protein produces MRAAASVALVAALALQGTAVDAQTRSQQDRDGGQYIPTIWVDPDGCEHWVMDDGVEGYMTPHTNRQGIPVCRRGNVCGVMQSDQFFATNSARISKHGQARLRDFFTKAQATSFIITGHTDSRASDAYNMRLSLNRANSVAKVAQASGVRIADVRGYGERQPAASNQTASGQAKNRRVEIICIR; encoded by the coding sequence ATGCGTGCCGCGGCGTCCGTCGCGCTGGTGGCGGCCCTTGCGTTGCAGGGCACGGCGGTGGACGCACAAACGAGATCTCAGCAGGACCGTGACGGCGGTCAGTACATTCCAACGATCTGGGTCGATCCCGACGGGTGCGAACACTGGGTCATGGACGACGGTGTCGAGGGCTACATGACCCCGCACACCAACCGTCAGGGCATTCCGGTCTGCCGCCGGGGCAACGTCTGCGGCGTGATGCAAAGCGACCAGTTCTTTGCCACCAACTCCGCACGCATCTCCAAGCACGGTCAGGCCCGTCTGCGCGACTTCTTCACCAAGGCGCAGGCGACAAGCTTCATCATCACCGGCCACACCGACAGCCGTGCCTCTGACGCCTACAACATGCGCCTGTCGCTGAACCGCGCCAATTCGGTCGCCAAGGTGGCACAGGCGTCTGGCGTGCGCATCGCCGACGTGCGTGGCTACGGCGAGCGTCAGCCCGCTGCTTCGAACCAAACCGCATCGGGGCAGGCCAAAAACCGCCGCGTCGAAATCATCTGCATCCGCTGA
- the miaB gene encoding tRNA (N6-isopentenyl adenosine(37)-C2)-methylthiotransferase MiaB, protein MSRTPTDAPKKLFIKTYGCQMNVYDSERMAESLEGYVTTERAEDADMILLNTCHIREKAAEKVYSELGRMKKLKADKPDLKIGVAGCVAQAEGEEIMRRQPAVDLVVGPQSYHRLPQMEARVRAGHTALDTDFPEEDKFAHLKGRGTQAKRAPAAFLTVQEGCDKFCAFCVVPYTRGAEVSRPADRVLTEAQELVARGVREVTLLGQNVNAYHGGMTLAQLIRELAQIDGLARIRYTTSHPNDMTDDLIAAHADTPALMPYLHLPVQSGSDRILKRMNRSHTAESYLRLIERIREARPDIMMSGDFIVGFPEETEADFQATLDLVAQVRYGYAYSFKYSTRPGTPAAERAQVDSAEADERLQRLQTLITRQQREIQQEMVGRDLHVLVEKVGREPGQMVGKSEYLHAVHINDCTAQIGDLVPVTITEAVTNSLGARLRTGA, encoded by the coding sequence ATGTCCCGGACCCCCACCGACGCGCCAAAGAAGCTCTTTATCAAGACGTATGGCTGCCAGATGAACGTCTACGACAGCGAACGCATGGCCGAGAGCCTTGAGGGCTACGTCACGACCGAGCGTGCGGAAGATGCGGATATGATCCTGCTCAACACCTGCCACATCCGCGAGAAGGCCGCCGAAAAGGTCTATTCCGAACTGGGCCGGATGAAGAAGCTCAAGGCCGACAAGCCCGATCTCAAGATCGGTGTGGCGGGCTGCGTGGCGCAGGCCGAGGGCGAAGAGATCATGCGCCGTCAGCCCGCCGTCGATCTGGTCGTCGGCCCGCAAAGCTATCACCGCCTGCCGCAGATGGAGGCGCGGGTGCGCGCGGGCCACACCGCGCTCGACACCGATTTCCCTGAAGAGGATAAATTCGCCCACCTCAAGGGCCGTGGCACGCAGGCCAAACGCGCGCCCGCCGCGTTCCTGACCGTGCAGGAAGGCTGTGACAAGTTCTGCGCCTTCTGCGTCGTGCCCTATACCCGTGGCGCCGAAGTCTCCCGCCCCGCCGACCGCGTGCTGACCGAGGCGCAGGAGCTGGTCGCGCGTGGCGTGCGCGAGGTCACGCTGCTGGGCCAGAACGTCAACGCCTACCACGGCGGCATGACCCTCGCGCAATTGATCCGGGAACTGGCGCAGATCGACGGGCTGGCGCGCATCCGCTACACCACCTCGCACCCCAACGACATGACCGACGATCTGATCGCGGCCCACGCCGACACGCCCGCGCTGATGCCCTATCTGCACCTGCCGGTCCAATCGGGCAGCGACCGCATCCTCAAGCGAATGAACCGCAGCCACACCGCCGAAAGCTACCTGCGGCTGATCGAGCGGATCCGCGAGGCCCGCCCCGACATCATGATGTCGGGCGATTTCATCGTGGGCTTTCCCGAAGAGACCGAGGCGGATTTCCAGGCGACCCTCGATCTGGTGGCGCAGGTCCGCTACGGCTACGCCTACAGCTTCAAATATTCCACCCGCCCCGGCACCCCGGCGGCGGAGCGTGCGCAGGTCGACAGCGCCGAGGCCGACGAACGCCTGCAACGCCTGCAGACGCTCATCACCCGCCAGCAGCGCGAAATCCAGCAAGAGATGGTGGGCCGCGATCTGCACGTGCTTGTCGAAAAGGTCGGGCGCGAGCCGGGGCAGATGGTCGGCAAATCCGAATACCTGCACGCGGTGCATATCAACGACTGCACGGCGCAAATCGGTGATCTGGTGCCCGTCACCATCACCGAAGCGGTGACCAATTCGCTTGGCGCACGGCTACGCACCGGCGCGTGA